One genomic window of Caenorhabditis elegans chromosome I includes the following:
- the dock-11 gene encoding PH domain-containing protein (Confirmed by transcript evidence), producing the protein MRSSTARSGSQSTDDRRSVVSGNSGSASTIIADSLASGKTATSQLRKFTAGVGRPGLAREARDAVRAALVAQNPLRKEPISEPVNYEKFINERSIQLENDPQREIVLFPRDDIEESSTQQTCETAVPMVKPNDIKQAKWLLTREALRFYTTAHRSIVFNYSKFSGDYSANNTSSAIENETLSSLVFESDMALEDERAAFGASSNGAVGVVKEGNLNVLKSDPPTLFDNLKSSSAKRRYCILRRHEGGECTFEIRKTAQEAPKMLPLKVSAAQIKSTKKGKTVLEIRGSDADKAAILLESEETQMLEEWLVALHTAIALANKEDAISICSELDTKGTGSKLLDVNAAATSSSTSVGGGRSKGADTESIGSEDSSNSRTSEMQPWRGRNSAARALQPPIVDRRNMFSLYYRLQPLPQSPHESSTILPGNSSKRGSADAPIFSSMSPVKMRKTSGSLKRNGAQSSLISSTGTPFLISLDFHGLHLRLPNLSGVLQQIEPFFVRFFVFDALEARRACEEFQILVNGDELHLTEPVFDSSCKVNGIRRSLLVDRAASRALLQLPPTTVNHRDLWIVCRVDRILSADTAAELYMKSSSDPKAVAKLQKTVSMSLTRLAGHRQRFAWTAKPLFPELRSNDSSTISSTTSPMLSSSTSTLSGWSKSGADALQLYRCEGNRYSDGDLQKNLMEFNKLERQSKMIIPNATVSVSVNTRASVIDYLNRVNPSLYPLNPWKPEDPSMTPPVFQLQSFGDQPSQPHTSLTNLLYIYPLALKYDSQKAFSKARNISCTVRFVRGEEAIPEKAMVDRMSAAGPYCISSTCAVQHHQQNPVFGEEMKAQLPLNLTTSDHLLFSFSHISVAGNSNLKASESTETPIGYSWLPLVWKKDRLVMENDEQEFALPVAIDLPPNYYRSKPTGMGKGDETLSEVRWVDQKPLFRVRLRLVSSVFTTDAKLQTFFQACDRLSAKGIIGDAADSLKRMVKSKSSSPPSDLLHHPRSCSPIADSLQRSHSLEDPDQNPHMKHLLQSIRLLSDVPFDRLLVYLPIVLGRLFAILPQAPTEQLAIATLRSIISICDMCCQNGKPQVVRRFVKSHFSDSVAREQFVSHETTIYSAICRHLPTLMRELQSEPEQLAQLYLQLWVLTDAVIKSMAQTMCSEQLNKTSQRDRFPQEILEQMGQVLEVGVPQIVLKHKEMREESRCANLALAYFTRFAMSFVDRGVVFRWIHFYISRLDDTDYRALRDYKTDLLEILCLHEHHVPLNLPVLINAAAQIQRLNYSGGVVDTQMQTTNASGSGFLSRFFNQIFNTPTLETNETDRYASCSGEWHLSPAFAQNHFIVGLLMQELVACIRETKDYRKRPISLLRNLLAKHSFDKRYGDMTIQRRIAMLYAPVLTFALDHLHEFDSEDIDDVDATPTGYRSFPTSGGPLPPSSSTTKTLSKWRTVNRYTDVQQFSRGSPIRTSSPVPSTQTTPSRPPQMPPPPPASGKTIPPPPSSSTPLVEKLTEDEIQDILICCVFILQRMPKRILAALWTENDGANAEKMIRLLELIVDVFRYRGKEHALRRTAANSKTRSLFTLNLPSRISSGSTPNRISAEMMMAAGAGEDDPNSSGTTNPIPFRVLQLVNLSQEVALIVLDVAQTFAHQLASSQRHRHCPQSDALFHSLLALHLRLADEHWSETVRLHVIAGLALFVNLFRARLFEGGPLEPLYMLIEKVLIQMASRLPAVQAAAAALLQLILRNGYEVAQGYFASQVLAQSVSPSSSKINQQAATRKGVSSERLGRPGSQTGVALARLLGFQSVLSNSAAFERGLAAVEALVDTRKATSFDLAVLDLLRQLRGVMTATVALKDAANDPIRLADLHLQLADSYRGSAALRSAWFDTLAEIYEQDRWFAEASVCHAHSVAIIARELEERKELEVDWRVFDWINNRIAETEQSQGGDAGSVQPAGFTTDNLGAKIDKTAAALMLAERFEAVGPLYRLIVPVLEKNMNFTSLVSVYAELQQTYSRAAEVRSSGKRHLGAYFRVRFNGERHFGSEHNTDWIYREAGLTSLAAFALEIKEKCQRQVGHDRVQIEANEQLDLSKIDPTVAYVQITHVEPSIPAAAGIADQHRNDFLVHTNLSEFSYECATIENERKVSKEPAIHEQCLKRTVLRVSPSPVSEDSRAATGFPATRRRLPVISVHFEQFSPLEFACQKLNTKAEQIRKTLNAASNGRQLDVKGLQLLLQGAVLPTVNAGPLAYAEVFTKEEQRERYGDDGLVKLRESFRNLMNSCQLAIEANASAIGSDQQTYHEVLVSSFDAMHERLQTFFGASLRGSLEPDGSSQFPPRSAMHILDMMGGVRN; encoded by the exons ATGAGATCATCAACAGCTCGAAGCGGCTCTCAATCAACAGATGACCGCCGATCGGTGGTCTCGGGAAATTCCGGCTCCGCTTCAACGATTATAGCGGACAGTCTGGCTTCTGGGAAGACCGCCACGTCACAGCTCAGAAA attcACCGCCGGGGTTGGACGTCCAGGACTAGCACGTGAAGCTCGTGACGCCGTAAGAGCAGCTCTTGTTGCTCAAAACCCGCTG agaaaagaaCCGATCAGCGAGCCTGTCAACTATGAGAAATTCATCAACGAACGGAGCATTCAACTAGAAAATGATCCTCAACGAGAGATTGTGCTTTTTCCAAGAGACGATATTGAA gaatccTCTACTCAACAGACATGCGAAACAGCAGTTCCAATGGTGAAGCCGAACGATATAAAACAGGCGAAATGGCTTCTGACACGAGAAGCTCTGCGATTTTATACCACCGCTCATCGATCGATTGTGTTCAACTATTCGAAGTTTTCAGGCGATTATTCGGCGAATAATAC atcttCTGCAATCGAAAACGAGACCCTCTCTTCATTGGTTTTCGAGTCGGATATGGCTTTAGAAGACGAACGAGCCGCATTTGGAGCATCTTCGAACGGAGCAGTTGGTGTTGTAAAGGAGGGAAATCTGAATGTGCTCAAATCGGATCCGCCGacactttttgataatttaaag tcatcCTCCGCAAAACGTCGTTACTGTATTCTCCGACGCCATGAAGGTGGTGAATGTACCTTTGAAATCCGAAAAACCGCACAAGAAGCTCCAAAAATGCTCCCGCTGAAAGTCTCAGCGGCTCAAataaaatcgacgaaaaaaggaaaaactgtGCTGGAAATACGTGGAAGTGACGCGGATAAAGCGGCAATTTTATTGGAGagtgaagagacgcagatgtTGGAAGAATGGCTTGTAGCATTACATACAGCTATTGCTTTGGCTAATAAGG aagacgCAATATCAATATGCTCGGAACTCGACACAAAAGGCACCGGATCGAAGCTTCTGGATGTCAACGCggctgccacgtcatcatccaCCTCGGTGGGTGGTGGAAGATCAAAAGGAGCCGACACGGAGAGTATTGGATCAGAAGATAGCTCAAATT ctcgtaCCAGCGAAATGCAACCATGGCGTGGCCGAAATTCCGCCGCCCGAGCTCTTCAGCCACCAATTGTCGACCGTCGGAACATGTTCTCATTGTATTATCGTCTCCAGCCTCTTCCACAATCTCCACACGAATCGTCCACAATTTTGCCGGGAAACTCCTCGAAACGTGGCTCAGCAGAtgctccaattttcagctcaatgtCGCCGGTTAAAATGCGAAAAACCAGTGGCTCACTGAAGCGAAATGGTGCTCAGAGCTCCCTGATCAGCTCCACCGGAACCCCATTTCTCATCTCTCTAGACTTCCACGGACTCCATCTCCGTCTACCAAATCTCAGTGGAGTTCTCCAACAAATTGAGCCATTTTTCGTCAGATTCTTTGTTTTTGACGCACTGGAAGCTCGCCGAGCATGCgaagaatttcagattcttgTCAATGGTGATGAGCTTCATCTCACTGAGCCTGTGTTTGATTCGAGCTGTAAAGTTAATGGAATTCGTAGATCACTGCTAGTAGATCGAGCAGCTTCGCGGGCTCTTTTGCAATTACCACCGACTACTGTGAATCATAGAGATTTGTGGATTGTTTGTCGCGTTGATCGGATTCTGTCAGCGGATACTGCTGCAGAATTGTACATGAA ATCCTCCTCCGACCCAAAAGCCGTCGCAAAGCTTCAAAAGACAGTTTCAATGTCACTGACCCGCCTCGCAGGACATCGACAACGATTCGCATGGACAGCTAAACCACTATTCCCTGAACTTCGGAGCAATGACTCATCAACGATCAGCTCGACGACGTCTCCGATGCTTTCTTCATCAACTTCAACACTATCTGGATGGTCAAAAAGTGGAGCAGATGCTCTTCAATTGTACAGATGTGAAGGAAATCGATATAGTGATGGAGATTTACAGAAGAATCTGATGGAATTTAATAAATTGGAGAGGCAGAGCAAAATGATTATTCCGAATGCGACGGTTTCGGTTTCGGTGAACACTAGAGCCAGTGTTATTGATTATTTGA atcgcGTTAACCCGTCCCTCTACCCACTGAATCCCTGGAAACCAGAAGATCCATCAATGACACCGCCCGTCTTTCAGCTTCAATCATTCGGAGATCAACCATCTCAACCACATACATCACTCACAAATCTTCTCTACATTTATCCGTTGGCACTGAA atacgACTCACAAAAAGCCTTCTCAAAAGCTCGCAACATCTCGTGCACAGTAAGATTTGTCCGTGGAGAAGAGGCGATTCCAGAGAAGGCAATGGTAGATCGAATGTCCGCTGCAGGACCCTACTGTATCTCTTCTACATGTGCAGTTCAACACCATCAACAGAATCCTGTATTCGGAGAAGAGATGAAAGCTCAGCTGCCACTCAATCTAACAACATCTGATCATCTTTTATTCTCGTTCTCTCATATCTCAGTAGCCGGCAATTCAAATCTCAAAGCTTCGGAGTCAACGGAGACACCGATCGGATACTCTTGGTTACCGTTGGTCTGGAAGAAGGATCGACTTGTGATGGAGAATGATGAACAGGAATTTGCACTGCCTGTGGCGATTGATTTGCCACCGAATTACTATCGATCGAAGCCGACGGGAATGGGAAAAGGG GACGAAACCCTCTCAGAAGTCCGCTGGGTTGACCAAAAGCCTCTATTCCGTGTTCGTCTCCGCCTGGTCTCTTCCGTATTCACCACTGACGCGAAGCTTCAGACATTCTTCCAGGCATGCGATCGGCTCTCCGCTAAGGGAATCATCGGAGACGCTGCGGATAGTTTGAAG AGAATGGTCAAGTCGAAATCGTCATCTCCACCGTCTGATCTTCTCCACCATCCACGGTCCTGCTCTCCGATCGCTGATTCTCTGCAAAGATCCCATTCACTAGAGGATCCGGATCAGAACCCGCACATGAAGCACCTTCTGCAGAGCATACGT CTCCTATCCGATGTTCCGTTCGATCGTCTGCTTGTCTACCTCCCGATTGTGCTCGGTCGCCTGTTCGCAATTCTCCCGCAAGCACCCACTGAACAGCTCGCAATTGCAACTTTGAG atcGATAATCTCGATTTGCGACATGTGTTGTCAAAATGGAAAACCGCAAGTCGTCCGACGATTCGTCAAATCACATTTCTCGGATTCGGTGGCTCGTGAGCAATTTGTGTCACACGAGACGACGATCTACTCGGCCATTTGCAGGCATTTGCCGACACTG ATGCGAGAGCTACAATCGGAGCCCGAGCAGCTCGCCCAACTCTACCTTCAACTCTGGGTGCTCACCGACGCCGTCATCAAGTCGATGGCACAGACAATGTGCTCCGAGCAGCTCAATAAGACCTCCCAACGGGATCGCTTTCCGCAAGAAATTCTCGAACAAATGGGACAAGTACTCGAAGTCGGTGTACCGCAAATTGTGCTGAAACACAAGGAAATGCGAGAGGAGAGTCGGTGTGCGAACCTGGCGTTGGCATATTTTACGAGG TTCGCGATGAGTTTTGTGGATCGAGGCGTCGTATTCCGGTGGATTCACTTCTACATTTCGCGGCTCGACGACACGGATTATCGAGCTCTTCGCGACTATAAGACGGaccttctggaaattttatgcCTTCACGAACACCATGTGCCTTTGAATTTGCCCGTTTTAATTAATGCGGCCGCTCAGATTCAACGGTTGAACTACTCGGGCGGTGTGGTTGACACACAGATGCAGACGACTAATG CAAGTGGGAGTGGATTCCTGTCACGTTTCTTCAATCAAATATTCAACACGCCGACGCTGGAAACCAACGAGACTGATCGTT acgcCTCATGCTCGGGAGAATGGCATCTGAGCCCCGCTTTTGCACAGAATCACTTTATCGTCGGCCTGCTCATGCAGGAGCTCGTCGCGTGTATACGGGAGACGAAGGACTACCGAAAACGGCCGATCTCTTTGTTGAGAAATCTGTTGGCCAAGCATTCGTTTGATAAGAGATATGGTGATATG acAATTCAACGCCGAATCGCGATGCTCTACGCCCCAGTGCTCACATTTGCACTCGATCATCTTCACGAATTCGATTCTGAGGATATCGATGACGTGGATGCCACACCCACAGGCTACCGTAGTTTTCCCACTTCGGGAGGACCACTTCCACCATCAAGCAGCACAACGAAGACCCTTTCCAAGTGGAGAACCGTGAATCGATATACGGATGTGCAACAATTCTCACGGGGAAGCCCGATACGAACGTCAAGCCCAGTGCCTTCCACGCAGACGACGCCTTCCAGGCCACCGCAGATGCCTCCACCGCCGCCTGCGAGTGGAAAG ACAATTCCACCTCCACCATCGTCGTCGACACCTCTTGTGGAGAAACTGACCGAAGATGAGATTCAGGACATTTTGATATGCTGTGTATTCATACTTCAACGAATGCCTAAACGAATTCTTGCGGCTCTTTGGACAGAAAATGATGGAGCAAATGCGGAGAAAATGATACGGCTTTTGGAGTTGATTGTCGACGTTTTTAG ataccGTGGAAAAGAGCACGCGTTGCGTCGAACCGCTGCCAACTCGAAAACGCGATCCTTGTTCACGCTGAACTTGCCGTCGAGAATCTCGTCGGGCTCCACACCGAATCGAATATCCGCTGAAATGATGATGGCCGCCGGTGCAGGCGAGGATGATCCGAATTCCTCAG GCACCACCAATCCGATCCCATTCCGTGTGCTCCAGCTCGTCAATCTCTCACAAGAAGTCGCCCTAATCGTGCTCGACGTGGCTCAAACCTTTGCTCATCAGCTCGCCTCCTCCCAACGACACCGTCACTGTCCACAATCGGATGCTCTTTTCCACTCCCTACTCGCTCTTCATCTCCGATTGGCCGATGAGCATTGGAGTGAGACTGTCCGTTTGCATGTGATCGCCGGACTCGCTCTCTTCGTCAATCTATTCCGTGCGAGGCTTTTCGAAGGAGGACCACTGGAGCCGTTGTACATGCTCATTGAGAAAGTGCTCATTCAGATGGCTTCGCGTCTTCCAGCTGTACAGGCAGCAGCTGCTGCCCTTCTCCAGCTGATTCTCCGGAACGGATATGAGGTTGCTCAGGGATACTTTGCGAGTCAAGTTCTCGCGCAAAGTGTGTCTCCTTCGAGCTCCAAGATCAATCAACAGGCTGCAACGAGGAAAGGTGTCTCCAGTGAACGACTCGGTCGGCCTGGAAGTCAGACTGGGGTCGCGTTGGCTCGACTGCTAGGATTCCAGTCTGTCTTGTCGAATTCCGCTGCATTCGAGCGAGGCCTCGCTGCAGTTGAGGCTCTTGTGGATACACGAAAAGCCACTTCATTCGATTTGGCTGTGCTTGACCTGCTTCGTCAGCTCCGAGGAGTGATGACAGCTACCGTTGCACTCAAAGACGCGGCGAATGATCCGATTCGCCTTGCCGATCTGCATTTACAGCTTGCAGACAGCTATCGAGGAAGTGCGGCGTTGAGAAGTGCGTGGTTCGATACACTGGCTGAGATCTACGAACAGGATCGATGGTTTGCCGAAGCGTCAGTGTGTCACGCGCATTCGGTGGCGATTATTGCCCGGGAATTGGAGGAAAGGAAGGAGCTTGAAGTCGACTGGCGTGTCTTCGATTGGATCAACAATCGCATCGCCGAAACGGAACAATCACAGGGCGGCGATGCTGGCAGCGTTCAGCCAGCCGGCTTCACCACCGACAATCTTggtgcaaaaatcgataagacCGCGGCTGCGTTGATGCTCGCCGAGCGTTTTGAGGCGGTCGGACCGCTTTACCGGCTGATTGTGCCTGTCTTGGAGAAGAATATGAATTTTACG TCGCTGGTCAGTGTGTACGCGGAGCTTCAACAAACGTACAGTCGAGCCGCCGAGGTGCGAAGTAGTGGAAAACGACACTTGGGCGCCTATTTCAGAGTTCGATTCAACGGAGAACGGCATTTTGG ctcgGAACACAACACTGACTGGATTTATCGTGAAGCTGGCCTCACATCACTTGCCGCCTTTGCTCTCGAGATTAAGGAAAAATGTCAACGACAAGTGGGCCACGATCGGGTCCAAATTGAGGCAAACGAGCAATTGGATTTGTCGAAAATCGATCCGACAGTAGCATATGTACAGATTACGCATGTTGAACCATCTATACCTGCCGCAGCTGGAATTG ccgATCAACACCGAAACGACTTCCTCGTGCACACAAATCTCTCTGAATTCTCGTACGAGTGTGCAACAATTGAAAACGAACGAAAAGTGTCAAAAGAGCCGGCAATTCATGAGCAATGTCTCAAACGAACTGTTCTCCGAGTATCTCCATCCCCGGTTTCTGAAGATTCTCGAGCTGCCACCGGTTTCCCGGCAACTAGGCGTCGGCTTCCCGTTATTTCAGTGCACTTTGAACAGTTCTCACCGCTGGAATTCGCTTGTCAGAAGCTTAATACGAAAGCCgaacaaattagaaaaacgcTGAATGCGGCGTCAAATGGACGACAATTGGATGTCAAGGGGCTGCAGCTCTTGTTACAG ggtGCCGTGTTACCGACAGTCAACGCCGGACCGCTCGCCTACGCAGAAGTGTTCACGAAAGAAGAACAACGAGAAAGATATGGAGACGATGGGCTTGTCAAGTTGAGAGAGTCGTTTAG aaacctGATGAACTCTTGTCAATTGGCAATTGAAGCAAATGCATCGGCAATCGGAAGTGATCAACAGACGTATCATGAAGTTCTTGTTTCCTCATTTGACGCAATGCATGAACGACTTCAAACGTTCTTTGGAGCATCT ctACGCGGAAGCCTCGAACCTGATGGATCTTCACAATTCCCGCCACGTTCCGCAATGCACATATTGGATATGATGGGCGGAGTCAGAAATTGA